CGGATATCCATGAATCATCAACTCCCAAGGGTCGGTCAGGGGCGGTTAACTTGTTGTTCAAGTTGTTCCAGGGCGGCCTCCAGGGCCAGTCGATAACCGCTGGCGCCAAGGCCGCAGATCACTCCCACCGCTACGTCGGAGAAGTAAGAGTGATGGCGGAAAGGTTCGCGTTTGTGCACGTTGGATAAATGCACTTCGATGAATGGGATGCTCACCGCCAGCAGCGCGTCACGTAATGCGACACTTGTATGCGTAAAAGCTGCGGGATTGATCAAAATGAAGTCCACGCCTTCGCTGCGGGCGGCATGGATGCGGTCGATCAATTCGTACTCGGCGTTGCTCTGCAGGTGCATCAGGTGATGGCCGGCTTCTCGGGCGCGGCGTTCCAGGTCCTGGTTGATCTGCGCCAGCGTCGTGGCGCCATAGGTGCCCGGTTCACGGGTGCCAAGCATGTTCAGGTTGGGTCCGTGCAGAACCAGTAGCGTCGCCATCGGTTGTTCCCATGAAAGTCGGTGAGCATTTGTCAGAACCCGGCGACTATGCCGCAAAGCCTTTGTGACTGTCCAGTTCTCTGCAATAGCCAGCACGATGTCCGATGTTTGCGCGAAATATGTGACCGCTTGATTAAATCCGGTCATTCGCTCTGGCGACACGTTCGGCGAAGTCCCGGGCGTTGATCTCTCCGATCACCCGCACATCGACCCGTTCAATCCCGTCTTTGCCGAAAAACATCAGCGCCGGAGGGCCAAACAGTTTGTAGCGATCAAGCAATGCCCGTTGCTCGGAATTACTGGCGGTGATATCGAAACGAATCAGCCGATAACCCTTCAGACGTTCGACGACGATCGCGTCATCAAGCACCTGGTGTTCGATGACTTTGCAGCTGATGCACCAGTCGGCGTACCAGTCGAGCAGCAGCGGGGTGCCGGAGGCGCGGGCTTCGGCCAGAACCCGATCAAGGTCTTGCGGGGTGCTGACGGTTTGCCATGCGCTGGCGTCGGGTGCGGAGGTCTCGACCACGGCAGGGCGGGGCTGGCCGATGGGATTGAACGGATCGCTCTGGCCGCTGAATCCGCCATACCAGCAGGCCAGGGCATAAAACACCAGGAACATGCCGAGCAACTGGCCCAGGCGTTTTCTTGGCGGTTTGTAGACGAACTCCAGCGCCCCCATGAACAAACCCACGCCTGCGGCCAGCAGGCCGATCAGCAATAGGGTGACCTGGCCGGGCAACACCCGACCGAGCAAGCCGATCGCCAGCCCCAGCAGCAATACGCCAATCGCGTTTTTCACGTAGACCAGCCAGGGCCCGCTTTTCGGCAGCCACGCCGCGCCGCCCGTGGCCACCAGCAATAGCGGGGCGCCCATGCCCAGGCCCAGCATGAACAGCTTCAAGCCGCCGCCCAGGGCATCACCACTGGCGCTGATATACAGCAACGCACCGGCCAGGGGCGCCGAGACGCAGGGCGACACCAGCAGGCTGGATACCACGCCCAAGACTGCCGCACCCCACAGGGAACCGCCTTCGGTTCGACCGGCAATGCGGTCCAGTCGACTGCTGAACGCCTGTGGCAACTTGAGTTCGAAGACACCGAACATCGCCAGGGCAAACAAGGCGAAGAACATCGCGAACGGCACCAGCACCCAGGCCGATTGCAGGCGTGCCTGCAAATTGAGCTGCGCACCGAACAGGCCCATGAGGGCGCCGAGCAGGGCAAAACAGATCGCCATCGGCAGCACATAGGCCAGCGACAGGTTGAAACCGCGCCAGCCACCAACCTGTCCGCGCAGCACCACGCCGGAAAGGATCGGCAGCATCGGCAGCACGCACGGTGTAAAGGTCAGGCCCAGGCCCGCGAGGAAAAACAGCGCCAGTTCGCGCCAACCCCAATCATGCGCAGTGGGCGCGCCGTTGCCATCAATACTCAGGCGTTCGGTCTCCGGGGGATAACACAGGCCTTTGTCCGCGCAGCCCTGATAGGTCACGGCGAGGGTGAACGGGCGTTGATCGGTGCGCGGCAGTTCGACGTCGAGAATGCCGTGGTAGACCTCGACATCGCCGAAGAACTCATCGTGTTTTTGTTCGCCCTTGGGCATCTGCGCCGGGCCGAGGCTGACATCGACCGGATCGGCGCGGAACTGGAAGCGGTGGCGATAGAGGTAATAACCCTCGGTGGCGATGAAGCGCAGCTTGATCGATTGCGGCGTGCTTTCCACCAGGCTCAGTTTGAAGGCTTCGCGCACTGGCAAGAAGTCGGCGCTGTTGCTGATCGAGCCCAGGGTCGAACTGGGGCGGCTCTCCAGCAGGCCGGTGGCGGTGGCCGGCAGGGCGAGCATTAAAAGCAGCAGGCAGAGCAAGCGGCGCATGACGGTCTCGCGTATCGGGCTTGGAGGCATGATAGTCGACAGAACATGACACCACCGCCCCCGTGTAGGAGCTGCCGAAGGCTGCGATCTTTTGATCTTGCCATTAAAAAACAAAATCAAAAGATCGCAGCCTTCGGCAGCTCCTACGGGTAGACCGCTAGACGCGGAAGGCCTGAACGGCTGTATGCAATCGACCACCCAGCACCAGCAGATTCTCCCCTTGCTCACGCCCTTCGCCGATGCGCAGCAAGTTATCCCCACCCAATTGATGGATGCGCTCACTGTGATCGCGAATCTCGCTGACCGCGCCGCTTTGCTGGGCTGTGACATCGGCAATCCGCACCGCCGTGTCGGAAATGGTCTGGATCGCCCCGACGATTTTGTCCAGCGCGCCATCAGCGGCCTGGGCCTGATTGGCGGTGGCTTCGGCGTGCTCGACCTGGGCGCGCATACCTTCGACCGATTGTCGCGCCGCGGTTTGCAGGCCGGCAATCAGGGTCTGGATTTCGGCCGTGGCACCGGCGGTGCGCAGGGCCAGTGAGCGGACTTCCTCGGCGACCACGGCAAAGCCTCGACCCATTTCCCCGGCGCGCGCCGCTTCGATGGCGGCGTTCAGCGCCAGCAGGTTGGTCTGGTCGGCAATCGAGCGGATCACCGTCAGCACGCCGCCAATGGTCGCGGACTCTTCGGCCAGATGCTCGATCATCTGCGCGTTGCCCTGGACCTCACCCACCAGTGCATGCAGGCCGGTCAGGCTCTGGCCGATGACTTTCTGCCCGTGTTCCACCGCCAGTCCCGCATGGCGGCTGGCGTCGGCTGCCTGACTGGCATCGCCGGCGACTTGTTGGATCGTTGCTTCCAGTTCGCCCAGCGAGTCGCGGATCATCGCCGTGTCACCAGCCTGATGCTCGGCACCGCTGTGCAGGTCATTGCTCAGTTCCGCCAGGGTCCGGCTGCTGCCCGCGACCTGTTCGGCGTTCAGGCGGATGGTCCCTACCAGGTCCACCAGATAGGCCCGCAGGCGATTGAGCGAGGCTTCGATGTCATGCAATTCGCGGTTAGTCTTGCCCAACTGGATATCCCGGCTGAAGTCGCCCTCGGCCCAGGTCGAGAGGGCGGGGGCGAGGTTGGTCAGGGTCCGCGCCAGCTTGCGTTGCAGGGTGTCGATGAGCAGGGCGATCAGCAGGATCAGGCCGATCATCACACCTTGCATCAGGCGCACCTCGCCCTGGATTTGCCCATGCTGGGCCCGCACCACCGGCTCCAGGCCGGCGATGGCCTGTTGGACATCGGCGATTTTCAAGTGGGTCGCGGCGCTCAGATCGGCGCGTTTCTGGATCTGGTCGCGGGTGCGCGCCAGTTCCGCGGGATAGCGGGTGAGCAAGCTGTTGAGCTCGCGCTTGAAGCCCACTCCGGCGTCTTCGGCTGCGGCTTTCTCGGTGTTTTCCAGGCCCATCATCGCGGCGAAATCATCGGTGTTCGATTCGCTGCTGGCGGCCACACCCAGCAATGGCAGGGCGTCCAGTTGGCTGGCCTGGGCGCGGATGTTGCCGACTTCGCGCTCGACATCGGCCGCCAGTTCACTGCGACCGCTGCTCACCAGCTTGTCCCGGGCCAGGGACAATTTGCCCAGATGCTGGGCGGCGGCGAGCAGGGGTGTCAGGTACGCCGCGTTGCCGTTGGCGTACTGGCTGAGTTGATCGAGGCTGGCGCCCAGTTCGCGCTCGGCTTGCAGCAACAGGGCTTGCGGATCGCCGGCGAGTTTGCCGGCGGCCAGCAAGTCAGTTTTGCTGAATTCGTTCAGGTTCGACAGGCTGGGGCGCAAGGTCTCGGCCAGCGCCGGTGGCAGTTCGCCGAGTTCCTTTTGCAGGTTGTCGATGGCCTGGCTGGCGCTGCTCAGGCGCAGGGCGTCGCCGCTGGCGAGGTAGTCCTCAACGTTGCGTGCCACGTCATTCTGAAACTGCTGGGACAGGCCCAGGTAACGCTCCATTAACAGATAGGGGCGTTCGAGGGCTCTTTGCGACCACCAGAGCGTGGCGCCAAGGGCCACGCACACGGCGACTAAAAGGAGGGTGTTGAGATTGGTCAGCAACTTCAGGCGCATCGCGGGACTACCAGCGGCGAAATGGTAAGCGCCTGAATTTATTGCGATTTTGTTACACGGTTATGACGGAAGGGGTCGATTTCGATGAAAAAGTGGCACTTTGCTTTTACGCGGGCACGGCGTGCACGCGGTTGCGCCCGGCCGCCTTGGCCCGATACAGCGCCTCATCCGCCTGGCTGGCCATCAGCAGGCTGTCGGTTTCATCGCACAGTTCAACCACCCCGGCGCTGAAGGTGCACCACAGATCCTCCGGCTGTGCGGGGTAGTGGATCTCGGCAAAACGCTGGCGGATTTCATCCAGCACGTTGTGGGCCGCCTCGATGTCGGTGTCGGGCATGACGATGGCGAACTCCTCGCCACCGTAGCGGCCGATGAAGTCGGTCTTGCGCAGCCGTTGTTTCAGGAACAATGCCAGGCTCTTGATCACCCGGTCACCCATGGGGTGGCCGTGGCTGTCGTTGACCCGCTTGAAGTGATCGATGTCGAGCATGGCAAAGCTCAGCGGCTTGTTCTCGCGACGGGCGCGGAACGAGCAGTCCTCGAGCAATTGCAGAATGTGGGTGTGGTTGTACAGGCCGGTGAGGCTGTCGCGGACCATCCGCGCCTTCAGGTTGCGCGCCCGCGCCGCACGGTTGCGCACGGTGGTGATCAGGTGCCGGGGCTTGATCGGCTTGGTCAGGAAGTCGTCGCCGCCTTCGCTCATGGCATCGAGTTGCTTGTCCAGGTCGTCCTCGGCCGACAGGTAAATGATCGGCACGCTGACATAGCGGTCATTGTGGCGGATCACTTTGGCCAGCTCGGTACCGGTGCAGGCCGGCATGTACATGTCGAGGATGATCAGGTCCGGCTGGAAGTCCGCCAGCTCGGCCATGGCCTGGATCGGCTCGATCAGGGTGCAGGTGACGATCCCGG
This genomic interval from Pseudomonas putida contains the following:
- a CDS encoding protein-disulfide reductase DsbD produces the protein MRRLLCLLLLMLALPATATGLLESRPSSTLGSISNSADFLPVREAFKLSLVESTPQSIKLRFIATEGYYLYRHRFQFRADPVDVSLGPAQMPKGEQKHDEFFGDVEVYHGILDVELPRTDQRPFTLAVTYQGCADKGLCYPPETERLSIDGNGAPTAHDWGWRELALFFLAGLGLTFTPCVLPMLPILSGVVLRGQVGGWRGFNLSLAYVLPMAICFALLGALMGLFGAQLNLQARLQSAWVLVPFAMFFALFALAMFGVFELKLPQAFSSRLDRIAGRTEGGSLWGAAVLGVVSSLLVSPCVSAPLAGALLYISASGDALGGGLKLFMLGLGMGAPLLLVATGGAAWLPKSGPWLVYVKNAIGVLLLGLAIGLLGRVLPGQVTLLLIGLLAAGVGLFMGALEFVYKPPRKRLGQLLGMFLVFYALACWYGGFSGQSDPFNPIGQPRPAVVETSAPDASAWQTVSTPQDLDRVLAEARASGTPLLLDWYADWCISCKVIEHQVLDDAIVVERLKGYRLIRFDITASNSEQRALLDRYKLFGPPALMFFGKDGIERVDVRVIGEINARDFAERVARANDRI
- the aroQ gene encoding type II 3-dehydroquinate dehydratase; protein product: MATLLVLHGPNLNMLGTREPGTYGATTLAQINQDLERRAREAGHHLMHLQSNAEYELIDRIHAARSEGVDFILINPAAFTHTSVALRDALLAVSIPFIEVHLSNVHKREPFRHHSYFSDVAVGVICGLGASGYRLALEAALEQLEQQVNRP